From Streptomyces sp. NBC_01426, a single genomic window includes:
- a CDS encoding glycosyltransferase, with amino-acid sequence MIGYYVHHQGRGHLHRAQCIAAHVQHPLTILSSLPKPQSWAGGWVPLPPDETDAPVDPTARGRLHWVPIRHPGHRERMGAIAEWIERVDPALFVSDVSVEAATLARLMGAPVVVAAMRGDRGDEAHRLAYDLADALIAPWPQSLPEPDWPPHWHAKTLHTGSISRYDGRPRPRPDVDGAAARKEVVVMLGAGGADVTERQLDEAVRATPDWSWTFLGGPRAAWSGDPWPVLCRANVVITHAGQNAVAECAAARVPTIVIPQDRPFGEQHATARALHAAGLATVRETWPPPHAWTALLAEAAAREDRWKHWSFGDGARRAGRLLTELTLRPTRRLACAPR; translated from the coding sequence GTGATCGGCTACTACGTCCACCACCAGGGCCGCGGCCACCTGCACCGAGCCCAGTGCATCGCCGCGCACGTGCAGCACCCGTTGACCATCCTGTCCTCCCTCCCCAAGCCGCAGTCGTGGGCAGGCGGCTGGGTGCCCCTGCCACCAGACGAGACGGACGCCCCCGTGGACCCCACGGCGCGAGGACGCCTGCACTGGGTGCCGATCCGTCACCCGGGCCACAGAGAACGGATGGGCGCCATCGCCGAGTGGATCGAACGAGTGGACCCCGCTCTGTTCGTCAGCGACGTGTCGGTGGAAGCGGCCACCCTGGCCCGCCTCATGGGCGCCCCCGTCGTCGTCGCCGCCATGCGCGGCGACCGCGGAGACGAAGCCCACCGCCTCGCCTACGACCTCGCGGACGCCCTCATCGCACCGTGGCCGCAATCCCTACCCGAACCGGACTGGCCCCCGCACTGGCACGCCAAAACCCTCCATACCGGAAGTATCTCCCGCTACGACGGCCGCCCGCGGCCCCGGCCGGACGTTGACGGGGCGGCCGCCCGAAAAGAAGTGGTGGTGATGCTGGGGGCAGGAGGAGCGGACGTCACCGAACGCCAGCTCGACGAGGCTGTCCGCGCCACCCCGGACTGGTCATGGACCTTCCTCGGCGGCCCGCGTGCCGCCTGGAGCGGTGACCCATGGCCGGTACTGTGCCGCGCGAACGTGGTCATCACGCACGCGGGGCAGAACGCCGTCGCGGAGTGCGCGGCAGCCCGCGTTCCCACCATCGTCATCCCTCAGGACCGCCCCTTCGGGGAACAGCACGCCACCGCCCGAGCCCTGCACGCGGCAGGCCTGGCGACCGTACGGGAGACCTGGCCGCCCCCGCATGCCTGGACCGCTCTGCTGGCCGAAGCAGCCGCTCGCGAGGACCGCTGGAAGCACTGGTCCTTCGGCGACGGCGCCCGCAGGGCGGGCCGCCTGCTCACCGAATTGACCCTGCGCCCGACAAGGCGGCTCGCATGCGCACCGCGGTGA
- a CDS encoding glycosyltransferase: MNLRVALIASARFPIREPFAGGLEAHTWWLAHVLRKRGHHVELFAAPGSDPALGARALPVRRPRLSDAARSDISMPSAMWMEEHHAYLGLMLDLARDGEHRFDVVHNNSLHHLPVAMASALRVPMVTTLHTPPTPWLESAITVQDNCPVTFTAVSSFTAGAWQATVPAARVVRNGIDTDFWKPGPGGGDLVWTGRLVPEKAPHLAIEAARTAGVPLRVAGPISNRAYFREQIAPLLGQGVRYIGHLDRLGLVELLGSASAALVTPGWDEPYGLVVAEALACGTPVCGFDRGALSEILTPDCGLLALPGDVEALAELIPRATKLDRRDARRRAEQFCSLDRTADAYTDLYEEVAR; this comes from the coding sequence GTGAACCTGAGGGTGGCCCTCATCGCGTCAGCCCGTTTCCCGATCAGGGAGCCGTTCGCCGGCGGCTTGGAGGCGCACACCTGGTGGCTTGCCCACGTGCTGCGCAAGCGCGGGCATCACGTCGAGCTGTTCGCGGCGCCAGGCTCCGACCCGGCGCTGGGAGCGCGTGCACTTCCCGTGCGCCGCCCGAGGCTGAGTGACGCCGCTCGCTCCGATATCAGCATGCCCAGCGCGATGTGGATGGAAGAGCATCACGCCTACCTGGGGCTGATGCTGGATCTCGCCCGGGACGGCGAGCACCGCTTCGACGTGGTGCACAACAACAGCCTCCACCACCTGCCCGTAGCGATGGCGTCGGCGCTCCGCGTTCCGATGGTGACCACCCTCCACACACCGCCCACCCCCTGGCTGGAGTCCGCCATCACGGTCCAGGACAACTGCCCGGTCACGTTCACGGCAGTCAGCAGCTTCACCGCCGGAGCCTGGCAGGCAACCGTGCCCGCCGCACGCGTCGTACGCAACGGCATCGACACCGACTTCTGGAAACCGGGCCCCGGCGGCGGTGACCTCGTGTGGACCGGCCGCCTGGTTCCCGAGAAAGCACCCCACCTGGCCATCGAAGCCGCGCGCACGGCCGGAGTGCCCTTGCGCGTCGCGGGACCGATCTCAAACCGGGCTTACTTCCGTGAGCAGATCGCGCCCCTGCTGGGACAGGGCGTGCGGTACATCGGCCACCTCGACCGGCTCGGATTGGTCGAGCTGCTGGGTTCCGCGAGCGCGGCTCTGGTCACACCCGGCTGGGACGAGCCGTACGGACTCGTCGTCGCCGAAGCTCTGGCCTGCGGAACCCCGGTGTGCGGCTTTGACCGGGGCGCTCTGTCAGAGATCCTCACACCGGACTGCGGTCTGCTGGCCCTGCCCGGCGACGTGGAGGCGCTGGCGGAACTCATCCCGCGCGCCACGAAACTCGACCGTCGCGACGCACGCCGACGGGCGGAGCAGTTCTGCTCCCTCGACCGCACCGCCGACGCCTACACCGACCTGTACGAGGAAGTCGCGCGGTGA
- a CDS encoding glycosyltransferase family 1 protein, which produces MPSGHVYVRHCSASEPDGVMRLEDPRPNGAPSTSQRWWPPVMLDPGWVSAHHEDFDIFHLHFGFDAQSPAQLSALVDALRRRGKPLVYTVHDLRNPHQPDPATHDAALDVVIPAADHLVTLTAGAAERIRSRWNRTATVLPHPHVVELPGLTRPRPTRDRFRVGVHAKSLRPNMSVLPVVNVLAETVAELADAELQVNLHHEVANPASPAYAPQLFKALEELAQHGRLTLTVHDYFDDEQLWSYLQSLDLSVLPYQFGTHSGWLEACHDLGTAVAAPDCGFYAQQRPCLSYGHSQEYGLDEDSLRRAVLRAHTERAAPRADVKHRIRERDELAAAHRALYASIL; this is translated from the coding sequence GTGCCCTCCGGGCACGTGTACGTGCGTCACTGCTCCGCATCGGAGCCCGACGGTGTGATGCGACTGGAAGACCCTCGGCCCAACGGTGCCCCCAGCACCTCGCAACGTTGGTGGCCGCCGGTCATGCTCGACCCCGGCTGGGTGAGTGCCCACCACGAGGACTTCGACATCTTTCACCTCCACTTCGGGTTCGACGCCCAGAGTCCGGCCCAGCTATCCGCGCTCGTGGACGCCCTTCGCCGCCGCGGTAAGCCGCTGGTGTACACGGTGCACGACCTCCGCAACCCGCATCAGCCCGACCCTGCCACGCATGATGCCGCCCTCGATGTGGTCATTCCCGCCGCCGACCATCTGGTCACCCTGACAGCCGGCGCGGCGGAGCGAATCCGAAGCCGCTGGAACCGGACGGCGACCGTACTGCCCCACCCTCACGTGGTCGAATTGCCAGGCCTCACCCGTCCGCGACCGACTCGTGACCGCTTCCGAGTCGGCGTACACGCCAAGAGTCTGCGCCCCAACATGTCCGTCCTCCCGGTCGTAAACGTCCTCGCGGAGACTGTGGCCGAGCTCGCGGACGCCGAGCTGCAGGTCAACCTCCACCACGAGGTGGCGAACCCGGCCTCCCCGGCCTATGCCCCCCAGCTCTTTAAGGCCCTTGAAGAGCTGGCGCAGCACGGCCGCCTCACGCTCACCGTCCACGACTACTTCGACGACGAACAGCTCTGGTCCTACCTGCAATCGCTGGACCTGTCGGTGCTGCCCTACCAGTTCGGCACCCACTCCGGGTGGCTTGAGGCATGCCACGACCTGGGCACCGCGGTGGCCGCTCCCGACTGCGGCTTCTACGCCCAGCAGCGTCCGTGCCTGAGCTACGGACACTCCCAGGAATACGGCCTGGACGAGGACTCCCTGCGCCGGGCCGTATTGCGCGCCCACACAGAACGGGCAGCCCCCCGCGCGGATGTGAAGCACCGCATCCGGGAGCGCGATGAACTGGCCGCGGCCCACCGCGCCCTCTACGCGAGCATCCTGTGA
- a CDS encoding plasmid stabilization protein: protein MPRGSSPKRERQYEHVKESGEKRGMSEGRAKEMASRTVNKERARSGESKTASRSSTQGKSASQRGGQKSGGGGGPSDKTKDELYQEAKKRGVEGRSTMTKQQLKNALGH from the coding sequence ATGCCTCGAGGATCCAGCCCCAAGCGGGAACGCCAGTACGAGCACGTCAAGGAGTCGGGCGAGAAGCGCGGCATGTCCGAGGGGCGCGCGAAGGAGATGGCCTCCCGCACGGTCAACAAGGAACGCGCACGGTCGGGGGAAAGCAAGACGGCCAGCCGCAGTTCCACTCAGGGCAAGTCGGCCTCGCAGCGAGGCGGTCAGAAGTCAGGTGGAGGCGGCGGGCCTTCGGACAAGACCAAGGACGAGCTCTACCAGGAAGCGAAGAAGCGTGGTGTCGAGGGCCGCTCCACGATGACCAAGCAGCAGCTGAAAAACGCCCTCGGTCACTGA
- a CDS encoding SDR family oxidoreductase, with amino-acid sequence MSEHVPEVPDPVTGHPRPPFPDQEQDHPGSTEEMDPRPDHGEDSYQGHGLLTRRVAVVTGGDSGIGRAVCLAFAREGADIVLTHLPEEVDEADETARLVREAGRTAVVVPCDIRDETACEALIDRAVRDLGRVDILVNNAAYQMSQPDGIEAITTGQFDRVMKTNLYGMFWLTRKALVHMPRGGSIINTTSVQGYQPSPHLLDYAMTKSAIISFTHGLAQMLAERGIRVNAVAPGPVWTPLIPATMPDSTKFGEQSPLGRPAQPAEMAPAYVFLASPQASYITGEIVNATGGTPLP; translated from the coding sequence ATGTCTGAGCACGTGCCCGAAGTTCCCGACCCGGTGACCGGCCACCCCCGCCCCCCGTTCCCCGACCAGGAGCAGGATCATCCCGGCTCGACCGAGGAGATGGATCCGCGACCGGATCACGGTGAGGATTCCTACCAGGGCCACGGGCTGCTGACGAGGCGGGTAGCAGTTGTGACCGGCGGGGACTCCGGCATCGGCAGGGCCGTATGCCTGGCCTTCGCCCGGGAGGGCGCGGACATCGTCCTCACCCACCTGCCGGAAGAGGTCGACGAGGCGGACGAGACCGCTCGCCTCGTGCGGGAGGCCGGACGGACGGCTGTCGTCGTTCCGTGCGACATCCGCGACGAGACCGCGTGCGAAGCCCTCATCGACCGAGCCGTGCGCGACCTGGGACGCGTCGACATCCTGGTCAACAACGCCGCGTACCAGATGTCGCAGCCCGACGGGATCGAGGCGATCACCACCGGGCAGTTCGATCGGGTGATGAAGACCAACCTGTATGGCATGTTCTGGCTCACCCGCAAAGCCCTGGTACACATGCCGCGCGGCGGATCAATCATCAACACCACCTCTGTCCAGGGCTACCAGCCCAGCCCGCACCTCCTCGACTACGCGATGACGAAGTCGGCCATCATCTCCTTCACCCACGGACTGGCCCAGATGCTCGCCGAGCGAGGTATCCGCGTCAACGCCGTCGCGCCTGGGCCCGTCTGGACACCGCTGATCCCCGCCACGATGCCCGACTCCACGAAGTTCGGCGAGCAGTCACCCCTGGGGCGCCCTGCCCAGCCCGCAGAGATGGCGCCCGCCTACGTCTTCCTGGCCTCACCTCAGGCGAGCTACATCACCGGCGAGATCGTCAACGCCACCGGCGGCACGCCCTTGCCGTGA
- a CDS encoding cysteine hydrolase family protein — translation MTDTALIVIDMLNTYEHEEAEALVPSVREALPAVQELLKRARATSTAVIYVNDNFGQWRSHHGELVERALNGRYPELVKPVLPDGDSLFIVKARHSIFYETPLAYLLGQLEVRHLVLCGQVTEQCILYSALDAHIRHFDVTVVPEAVAHIDEKLARAALRMMRTNMSAVLAPLHGVAFDAPDGPI, via the coding sequence ATGACGGACACGGCACTCATCGTGATCGACATGTTGAACACCTACGAACACGAGGAGGCCGAAGCACTCGTCCCCTCCGTGCGCGAAGCGCTGCCCGCTGTGCAGGAACTGCTCAAACGCGCCCGGGCCACGTCCACGGCTGTGATCTATGTGAATGACAACTTCGGCCAGTGGCGCTCCCACCACGGCGAACTCGTCGAGAGGGCCCTAAACGGCCGCTACCCCGAGCTCGTGAAGCCCGTCCTGCCCGATGGGGACTCCCTATTCATCGTCAAGGCCCGGCATTCCATCTTCTACGAAACACCGCTGGCGTACCTTCTGGGACAGCTCGAGGTGCGGCACCTGGTCCTGTGTGGGCAGGTCACCGAGCAGTGCATCCTCTACTCCGCCCTCGACGCGCACATCCGTCACTTCGACGTCACCGTGGTACCCGAAGCCGTCGCCCACATCGATGAAAAGTTGGCTCGCGCTGCGCTGCGCATGATGCGAACCAACATGTCCGCCGTTCTCGCCCCCCTGCACGGCGTGGCCTTCGACGCTCCGGATGGTCCAATCTGA
- a CDS encoding DUF5133 domain-containing protein encodes MTADVLPTPRLQGPGTPPAAPLSEPARSWAVGMLMATLPGPAHLAEQVLSAAATRAGLAESEVARAMVAGSRGTPLPADIEQALDHAVQAGRRPGTGSRRAGSFLLPTREDAERALGRFFDARVRLCAAPDDPEARRAVDDAVYTLCVLMAQPSPHAAVNEALQYTNA; translated from the coding sequence ATGACCGCCGACGTTCTTCCCACTCCTCGTCTCCAGGGGCCGGGCACTCCGCCGGCGGCACCCCTGTCCGAGCCGGCGCGGTCATGGGCGGTCGGCATGCTGATGGCTACGCTGCCCGGCCCCGCTCATCTGGCCGAACAGGTCCTGTCCGCCGCAGCCACGCGAGCCGGTCTGGCAGAGAGCGAGGTCGCGCGGGCGATGGTCGCCGGCTCCCGCGGCACCCCCCTGCCCGCAGACATCGAGCAGGCTTTGGATCATGCCGTGCAGGCCGGCCGTAGGCCGGGGACTGGGTCCCGCAGGGCCGGCTCGTTTCTGCTGCCGACGCGTGAAGACGCAGAGCGGGCGCTGGGCCGGTTCTTCGACGCCCGGGTCCGTCTGTGTGCGGCCCCGGACGACCCGGAGGCCCGCCGGGCGGTGGACGACGCCGTCTACACGCTGTGCGTGTTGATGGCGCAGCCCTCGCCTCATGCCGCGGTCAACGAAGCCCTCCAGTACACCAACGCCTGA
- a CDS encoding STAS domain-containing protein: MISLETEQRGDTVLVSVVGGLDEMAGPALQQALDGANGGAQALMIDLHGVGWMDASGLLHLLDLHRRGECLGLRVLVVGWQPRQLLAATAGISGPGSASERRYALAGFRHLLTQRAHRTHDLAAPTASQVPACR, from the coding sequence TTGATCAGCCTGGAAACCGAGCAGCGCGGAGACACAGTGCTGGTCAGCGTGGTGGGAGGCCTCGACGAGATGGCGGGGCCCGCCCTGCAGCAGGCGCTGGATGGTGCTAACGGCGGAGCACAGGCGCTCATGATCGACCTGCACGGTGTGGGATGGATGGACGCGTCGGGGCTACTGCACCTTCTCGATCTGCACCGGCGCGGGGAGTGCTTGGGACTGCGGGTCCTTGTAGTGGGCTGGCAACCCCGACAGCTTCTTGCCGCTACAGCCGGCATCTCCGGGCCCGGTTCGGCCTCCGAGAGGCGCTACGCGCTCGCCGGCTTCCGGCATCTCCTCACCCAGCGCGCGCACCGCACCCACGACCTCGCCGCTCCTACGGCCTCCCAAGTCCCGGCCTGCAGATAG
- a CDS encoding HemK2/MTQ2 family protein methyltransferase — protein sequence MPARLMALPGVYRPQSDTRLVAEALAREALTPGSHVLEIGTGTGALALQAARRGARVTAVDVSRRAVATARLNALREWLPLRVIHGDFASAVAGSRFDLVVSNPPYVPAPAAELPVRGPERAWDAGRDGRAIIDRICTTAPALLRPGGALLLVHSGMCGTQETIDRLTARGLTADVTARAFVPWGPVLRSRRAWLERQGLSAAAEELEELVVIRAQSL from the coding sequence ATGCCCGCAAGGCTGATGGCCCTCCCGGGCGTCTACCGGCCCCAGAGCGACACCCGCCTCGTGGCGGAAGCACTCGCTCGAGAAGCCCTGACACCCGGATCCCACGTTCTGGAGATCGGTACGGGCACGGGTGCGCTGGCCTTGCAGGCCGCCCGCCGAGGGGCCAGGGTCACGGCGGTCGACGTCTCCCGGCGCGCCGTGGCGACTGCACGGTTGAATGCCCTGCGAGAGTGGCTACCTCTGCGAGTGATCCATGGCGACTTTGCCTCAGCGGTAGCCGGTAGCCGCTTCGACCTGGTCGTCTCCAATCCGCCTTACGTCCCGGCCCCGGCGGCAGAGCTGCCAGTGCGGGGTCCGGAGCGCGCCTGGGATGCCGGCCGCGATGGGCGTGCGATCATCGACCGGATCTGCACGACTGCCCCCGCCCTTTTGCGTCCGGGCGGTGCCCTGCTCCTGGTGCATTCCGGCATGTGCGGAACCCAGGAGACCATCGACCGGCTCACCGCGAGAGGCCTGACAGCTGATGTCACTGCTCGGGCGTTCGTACCTTGGGGACCCGTTCTGCGATCTCGCCGAGCCTGGCTGGAGCGGCAGGGCCTGAGTGCCGCGGCCGAGGAACTCGAAGAGCTGGTGGTCATCCGTGCGCAGTCCCTTTGA
- a CDS encoding CDGSH iron-sulfur domain-containing protein, translated as MDPQGPILMEGPVEVVLDDGTRVRSDGFRTAICTCRRSRTFAWCETCHRPRERAVRSHRPARGPPQ; from the coding sequence GTGGATCCACAGGGCCCGATCCTGATGGAAGGTCCGGTCGAGGTCGTCCTCGATGACGGGACCCGCGTGCGCTCGGACGGATTCCGAACCGCGATCTGCACCTGCCGCCGCAGTCGCACCTTTGCGTGGTGCGAGACCTGCCACCGCCCCCGCGAACGAGCCGTGCGCAGCCACCGTCCTGCTCGAGGACCGCCTCAGTGA
- a CDS encoding DUF72 domain-containing protein: MALFVGTSGWQYRDWSGVLYPAQRPQRLWLEEYAQHFPTVEVNNAFYRLPTAETFEQWRARTPPGFVMAVKASRFLTHVRRLREPAEPVQRLMTHAAYLGDRLGPVLLQLPPTLKADAAVLAACLACFPAGTRVAVEPRHASWWTDEVRSVLVSRNAALCWADRGSRPVTPLWRTADWAYVRFHEGRARPSPRYGVTALRSWADRIAHAWPHDTDVFAYFNNDRGGAAVVDARAFHRLLSHRVSISDSLE, encoded by the coding sequence ATGGCTCTCTTCGTCGGTACGTCGGGGTGGCAGTATCGAGACTGGTCGGGCGTCTTGTACCCGGCGCAGCGGCCGCAGCGCCTGTGGCTGGAGGAGTACGCGCAGCACTTTCCCACGGTGGAGGTCAACAATGCCTTCTACCGCCTGCCCACGGCCGAGACGTTCGAGCAATGGCGAGCGCGCACTCCACCCGGCTTCGTCATGGCCGTCAAGGCGAGCCGTTTCCTGACCCATGTACGGCGTCTGCGCGAGCCGGCAGAACCGGTGCAACGACTCATGACGCATGCTGCTTACTTGGGCGACCGGCTGGGCCCAGTCCTCCTCCAGTTGCCACCGACGCTGAAGGCTGACGCGGCCGTGCTGGCCGCATGCCTGGCCTGTTTCCCCGCTGGCACGCGTGTCGCCGTCGAGCCGCGGCACGCGTCGTGGTGGACCGATGAGGTGCGCTCGGTACTCGTGAGCCGCAATGCGGCCTTGTGCTGGGCCGACCGCGGTTCGCGCCCCGTCACTCCACTGTGGCGGACCGCGGACTGGGCGTACGTTCGCTTCCATGAGGGACGAGCCAGACCGTCGCCCCGATACGGGGTGACCGCTTTGCGCAGCTGGGCGGACCGCATCGCGCACGCGTGGCCGCACGACACGGACGTCTTCGCCTACTTCAACAACGACCGGGGCGGTGCCGCAGTGGTCGACGCGCGGGCGTTCCACCGGCTGTTGTCCCACCGGGTAAGCATCAGTGACAGCCTTGAGTAG
- a CDS encoding metallophosphoesterase family protein, whose translation MRLLLTSDTHLPVRAQSLPEALMNAVAEADAVIHAGDWIDEATLKLFESRARLLIGVYGNNDSPGLRRMLPEIAYAEMEGVRFAVVHETGAAAGRERRCAERFPEVDVLVFGHSHIPWDTSVGRLRLLNPGSPTDRRRQPFCSFMSLMIADARVYDVTLHPLPLRG comes from the coding sequence ATGCGGCTCCTGCTGACCTCGGACACGCACCTTCCCGTTCGTGCCCAATCGCTCCCGGAAGCCCTCATGAATGCCGTCGCCGAGGCGGATGCCGTCATCCATGCCGGGGACTGGATCGACGAGGCCACCCTCAAGTTGTTCGAGTCCCGGGCGCGGCTGTTGATCGGGGTGTACGGCAACAACGACAGCCCCGGACTGCGCCGGATGCTCCCAGAGATCGCCTACGCCGAGATGGAAGGAGTGCGCTTCGCGGTCGTGCACGAGACCGGGGCAGCTGCCGGACGGGAGCGGCGCTGCGCCGAACGGTTCCCCGAGGTGGACGTCTTGGTGTTCGGCCACAGCCACATCCCGTGGGACACCAGTGTCGGGAGACTGCGCTTGCTCAACCCGGGCTCGCCCACGGACCGCAGGCGCCAACCGTTCTGCTCGTTCATGTCGCTGATGATCGCGGACGCAAGGGTGTACGACGTGACGCTTCACCCTCTCCCCCTGCGGGGCTGA
- a CDS encoding NAD-dependent epimerase/dehydratase family protein produces the protein MTPPSPPSTPPPAGSGARIVVVGATGNVGTSVVRLLADDPAIDSVLGLARRIPGWRPPKTSWRAVDIEPGGPDLVPLFAGADAVIHLAWKFQPTHRPAETWRTNVLGSSRVFDAAAAAGVPALIHASSVGAYSPGPKDRMVDESWPTHGWPQAAYTREKAYLERLLDTYEHTHPGIRVVRMRPGFLFKRESASEQRRIFAGRLLPGRLVRASVIPAVPDLPGLRFQALHTDDAAAAYLATVSRPVSGAFNLAAEPPVDAKVLARIFDARSFPMPAAPVRAALAAAWKLRLVPASPDLFDAVLRLPLMDCTRAHKELGWEPARTSIEALREFLAGLRDGEGMDTPPLAAHP, from the coding sequence ATGACGCCCCCAAGCCCCCCTTCGACCCCGCCGCCTGCGGGAAGTGGCGCCCGTATCGTCGTGGTCGGAGCCACCGGAAACGTTGGCACCAGCGTGGTCCGGCTCCTGGCCGACGACCCGGCCATCGACTCGGTCCTCGGCCTCGCCCGCCGCATCCCTGGATGGCGGCCCCCTAAAACCAGCTGGCGGGCCGTCGACATCGAGCCCGGCGGGCCCGACCTCGTACCGTTGTTCGCCGGTGCCGACGCGGTGATCCACCTGGCCTGGAAGTTCCAGCCCACCCATCGCCCCGCCGAGACCTGGCGCACCAACGTCCTCGGCAGCAGCCGCGTGTTCGACGCCGCGGCCGCCGCCGGCGTCCCCGCCCTGATCCACGCCTCCTCCGTAGGCGCGTACTCCCCCGGGCCCAAGGACCGGATGGTCGACGAGTCCTGGCCGACCCATGGCTGGCCCCAAGCCGCCTACACCCGCGAGAAGGCCTATCTCGAACGCCTCCTCGACACCTATGAACACACCCATCCCGGAATCCGTGTCGTACGCATGCGCCCCGGCTTCCTCTTCAAGCGCGAATCCGCCTCCGAGCAGCGCAGGATCTTCGCCGGCCGCCTCCTGCCGGGGCGCCTCGTTCGGGCGAGCGTCATCCCCGCGGTGCCGGACCTGCCGGGTCTGCGTTTCCAGGCACTGCACACCGATGACGCGGCCGCCGCCTACCTGGCAACCGTGTCTCGCCCGGTGAGCGGGGCTTTCAACCTGGCGGCCGAGCCCCCGGTCGACGCGAAAGTCCTCGCCAGGATCTTCGACGCACGAAGCTTCCCGATGCCCGCGGCGCCTGTGCGAGCAGCCTTGGCTGCCGCGTGGAAACTTCGCCTGGTGCCTGCCTCGCCCGACCTGTTCGACGCCGTCCTGCGGCTGCCCCTGATGGATTGCACTCGCGCGCACAAGGAACTGGGCTGGGAACCGGCGCGTACTTCCATCGAGGCCCTCCGGGAGTTCCTGGCAGGACTGCGAGACGGAGAGGGCATGGACACTCCGCCGCTCGCGGCACACCCGTAG
- a CDS encoding DUF6233 domain-containing protein codes for MRFEPQTNSAPTAYRHRNHPGWIEYGIGAARRPDRIHTGACKVTSRGRAATRDTILEVLRTVPSAIACPLCRPDSELGLLDS; via the coding sequence CTGCGGTTCGAGCCGCAGACGAACAGCGCGCCCACCGCCTACCGCCACCGGAACCACCCCGGGTGGATCGAATACGGCATCGGCGCCGCCCGACGCCCCGACCGCATCCACACCGGCGCCTGCAAAGTCACCAGCCGCGGCCGCGCCGCCACCCGCGACACGATCCTGGAAGTACTGCGCACGGTGCCGTCTGCCATCGCGTGCCCGCTGTGCCGGCCCGACAGCGAGTTGGGGTTGCTCGACAGCTGA
- a CDS encoding DUF6328 family protein, translating into MARRAESPTPSGALPGPRDGREESPEERADRMWADLLQELRVAQTGVQILLGVLLIAVFQPLFTDLGDTDRALYVGAVTLGAATAGPLIGPVSLHRLVAGRHIKPQAVALASLMTKTGIVMLAATVVLTLLLVLRIATDDALALWLTTGITVWVAALWFLLPAWARRHYTRRHPT; encoded by the coding sequence ATGGCACGGCGAGCAGAGAGCCCGACTCCGTCCGGCGCGCTTCCAGGGCCACGGGACGGGCGAGAGGAAAGCCCCGAGGAACGCGCGGACCGCATGTGGGCCGACCTGCTCCAGGAACTACGGGTAGCGCAGACCGGCGTGCAGATCCTGCTCGGCGTTCTGCTCATCGCCGTGTTCCAGCCCCTCTTCACCGATCTCGGCGACACCGACCGGGCCCTGTACGTCGGCGCCGTGACCCTGGGAGCCGCCACGGCCGGCCCCTTGATCGGACCGGTCTCCCTCCACCGCCTGGTCGCCGGCCGCCACATCAAGCCCCAGGCCGTCGCACTGGCCTCCCTCATGACCAAGACCGGCATCGTCATGCTCGCCGCCACAGTGGTCCTGACCCTGCTGCTGGTCCTGCGCATCGCCACGGACGACGCCCTCGCGCTGTGGCTCACCACCGGCATCACAGTCTGGGTCGCCGCCCTGTGGTTCCTCCTGCCCGCATGGGCCAGGCGCCACTACACCCGGCGACACCCGACCTGA